Below is a window of Panthera leo isolate Ple1 chromosome B4, P.leo_Ple1_pat1.1, whole genome shotgun sequence DNA.
GCTCCTGGTGCTCTGTTCTAGAATATTTGGGTTGGAATTGGACTTTGATACGGCATCTAGATCACGTTCCTGCCCACTGGGTTGGACCGGACCTAAACCATCCCAAGAAAATATAGTCATCCTAGTGCTTTTTAATAcactatgttatttttttaaagaagagaattcagaaaatattgttgaacatcttttatgtgAAAATACCTGACAGACCATAAGCCCTACTTGAAACTAGTCTCCGGGAGTGGGGCCCAAGCATCTAGATCTTTTCAAAGCTTCCTTGTTGGTTCTTACGTGTAACTAGGATCAAAAAATCACTGGTCTGATGTATAGGCTCAAATCTCAAAGACGTTTATTATTTGCTAGGTTAACGAGGTAGTAATACTGATTAGAGTCTTAAGACAGGTACACAAAACGCTATGGGAATTAGAGAAAGCTCAAGTGGGTCTACCTGGAACATACAGAAAATCTTAAAGTTTCAGACACAAATTGTCATTTAAGAGCACgttaaaggctgaataatgtttcaGTAGGATGTAAAAAAGACATTCGAGGAGGTAAAAACAAAAGGAGCAAAGCTGGGATCGGGAAACTAGTTTTCTACCTCTGATTTTGAAGAGTCATGTGGTGACTAGAGAGTGATTTGGCTTCTCTTACTTCTTATAGGTAACTGATCTATGTAAGTGCACTTCAGAATTTTTTGGTGTCATTTTGGTaaacctgctttatttttattcaatagtACCCCGAGATTTCCCTTACGAAGAGGACTCGAGACCTCGCTCCCAGTCTTCCAAAGCTGCTATCCCTCCCCCGGTATACGAGGAACAAGACAGACCCAGATCTCCGACCGGACCTGGCAATTCCTTCCTTGCCAACATGGGGTAACGGTTCCAAGTGCTCTTGTCCCAGCAGGTGTGGGAAGGACAAGACTCAGGGTGAAGTGCGTCAACGCTTTCAGTAGGTGCAGCTCTTGGTGGAAGACGAGGGCTCTCGGGTGTTTGGGGAAGACGTCACATAGCGTCCTTCTTCAGAGTCCGTGCTGGAGTCCTGCGGAGGGCGTCCCAGCACGACACCGTTGGGTCTCACACCACACACGAATCCCTCTCATGTGGGTTTTGGATGATTGCCATACTGGACGCCATATTCTCTAGGTGGGGACACTTCTGATAGTAATTTGCATTGGTTTTCAGAACATTTGCAAATGGAATAGCTCCTGTGCGTTAGAGTTGACTTCTGCTGTGTCCACAGGGTGAATTgcaattttttcttgataaaacGACCATTTGCTTGAAGGTTGTGGTTCTATACTTTTGGCTTAAAGCATTTATTCTAACTATAATTAGAAATTTGTCTACTGGCatataaaattcagttttaaggTTGACTTTCAGGAGggcgtggatttttttttttttagtgtttatttctgagagagaggctgagcaggggaggggcagagagagagggagacacagaatccgtagcaggctccagggtcccagctgtcggcacagagcccgacgcaggagtcaaacccacgaactgtgagatcatgacctgagtcgaagtcggaggcttaaccgactaagccacccaggtgcccctggatttgtTTTTTAACCCACCCTGGGCTTGGCAGGCATGTTGTTCGCCCGGTGTCTCCTGTGAGGAACGGTCACGTGAGGCAGCCCTCCACTAAGGCCTTGTCGTGTGTTTTGGAAGGGACGGCAGCTGTGACGGTggtcatcccccccccccccccgtatgaCCTCACCTGCACGCGTGCGCTTTGATTCTGAGCCTGTGGAGAGGTGACTGGCAGGTGGCAGAGAGGCCGCGGTTCATGCCCCGCGTGAGACTTTTCAGTTTCTGACTGAGGGATCCATCTCCTTGACTGGTGCTGTGTTCTGTGGTCTAATCGATGGCTATGAAGTTGGAGACAGATACAGTTTACAGTGCAGCTCTTTGGTCACAAGGGTCTCCTCTCCGGGGCTCAGTGAGCACAGGGCAGTGTAGATGGTTCATGTCTCCACTCGTGTGGGAGGCTCTGTCGGGCTGCCCCAGAGCGTGTGCTGGAGGGGGACACGCGTGAAGCTGGGATTTATTCTGCTAGTGAGAGAAGTGGACTTTTCGCTGAATTCCCCCTTGAGCGCAGATGAGGTGTTCACCATGTGCCCGGGGGAGGGAGAGCGTGGCACGGCTCGGCAGCCTTCCTCCCTCCGGCTCCGAGCAGCTCGCTCAGATGGGATTTGTGGGGGGCGATGTAGGTGCGCCCTTACTTGGCACACGGTGTCGTGATGCAAGCCCCGAATAGCAGAGGTCGCTGGGGGGACCTCCTCGAGACCCCCCGAGGTACCTCCAAGTGCAGTGTGAAAGCAGAGTACTAGAGAGAGCGAGCTCCGGCCCGGGACTCGAGAACTGTAGGTTCCAGTTTGACTTCACCGTTAACACCGACGAAAGAATTTCTGGACTCAGTGTTTTGCTTTGCTCCTCATCAGCCTTAAGCTGGTCGGCCAGTACGAGCCTCAGAGTCTTTATGTTCTCATCTGCTGAGTGGACGATCTCTAAGAGGTCTTTCGTTTATGGACTGTCATTGGAAACTCCGTTGTACTATTTAGAAAAACGTGGTCGTCGTCGTCGTGGGAAATTTATCCTTGTTTTTTGACAGGCACACTTTTAACTAAACCATGGCCAGAAACTGTGtagcagtgcagagtctgaagcaCATGAGACATCTAGTGTTTTCTAATAGGGATGCTGGGAGAATATCGCAGGAAACGGGTGTTTCCCTGACCTCATAGATAATCTCAGGATGTCCAGGATTTCAGCACTAGTTTTTCCGTGTCTTTCAGCCTGAACATCTCACAGCTTCCACTGAATGGCCTGTCGGTAGTTACAGGTGGCCACGTCGAAGCCATGTGGAATgtacacttttctctttttaggaGGCGATGGCTGTGATATAAAATCGGTTTGTGCTATAGCAGGTGACTCAGTCCAAGAGAtccttgtcttttccttcctcccagtgGCACGGTAGCACATAAAATCATGCAGAAGTACGGCTTCCGGGAAGGCCAGGGTCTCGGCAAGCACGAGCAAGGGCTGAGCACCGCACTGTCGGTGGAGAAGACCAGCAAGCGAGGAGGCAAGATCATTGTGGGCGACGCCACAGAGAAAGGTGGGTCTCCTCCACGAGAGGGGCCTCCAGGGTGGGAGCGGCGGGCGTGTGGTCCTGTGTGACAGGGCTGGTCCTCGCCGGAAAGGAGACTTTCTGATTGTGCTGCATCCCAGTTTGGTGTTGTGTAGACGGAGACCCTGGGGGCTCATCTTTATTTGTTCAGAACAAAACTAGCGGTAGGAAGGTCCGTGGGAGAAAAGGTGAGAGAGATTCTGGCAGAAAATAAACACTCGAAGAAATGGTTTCATGCCTATTTCTATCAGGCGAAGACCTTGTTAAGTTGGTTAAAATCATAGTTAGGTTTTTAGAGCATGAAAGACTGAGTCATATACAGTATGTCGATGATTATATCGGTGTATTTCCATCCTGAAAgagttctctgtttttttctttttcctgctctttcatTGTAAGTGCGATTTCTAATGTTCTTACAGATTGATTGCTCTGTGAGATCTAATGGCATTTCAGTCTGTTGGTAGATGATGTCTAGTCAGTGTCTTATCTTCATTTGATTATTACAGTCTGTTCTGTGCTGAGGGCACATTGGAATGAACCAAACATCTTTGCATTTTAAGCAGAATCGAGTTTATTTTCAGTATCTTAGTTTAGCTCCctttcctaaagaaagaagatgCCTTTTCTGGCAGCCAGTCAGCCTAACAGGCCCGTGCCCAACCCCGCAGTCGCCCTGATCGGTGGGGTGTGTGGCATTCGTCAGCCGGCTGACAGACTGCTTGTTCCATCGGGCCACTGACCTTTGGCCACACTGCCCTTGCCAGTCCTCTCACCTGTGAGGGCTGTGGTCCGAGTGCTCTGTGCAGCTGCCTGAACTGAGGAGGTGAGCTAACAAAAGTTGCAGGTAATTAAGGAAGCCAAAAACTTGTAGGAATTGCAGTAAAAGCTTAGACCAAAGCGAAACAGAGATTCTCCTCACAGATAAGGCTGCATTTTTGCTCAGACACTGATTGCATAAATGCTCCTACATGACTCCGAGGACATAAATAGCGAGAAGTACTCTTGAAATTAGTCATCGTAACTCGGACTCAGTGCTTTAACACGCTTACATCTTAAATGTTTTGCTACAGACGCATCCAAGAAGTCGGATTCCAATCCATTAACTGAAATACTTAAGTGTCCTACCAAAGTGGTCCTCCTACGGGTAAGAAGCAGCATTGAAGAAACCTGTTTTCCtacttgatttttgtgtgtcatcCACCCTGATCTATCTTTGCACACCTTCAACCCTACTGATAGAGTGACagtttaagaaaactgaaaataatttttttgcaaaTGATCCTTCTGGATAGACTCCGTCTAAAACTGaggttttaaattcctttttcatgattatttatttatttatttatttattgctagaTACAGTGTTTAAGACTGCAGTGAGCAATTgctctaaaatatttgaaattgttaGAAGTTCAGCTTAATGTATGTATTCTGCTTGTATAGGTGCTCTTGTGACTGAAGCTTAATGTGTGTGGGAGTATGTGTTTCCATTTCGTATTTCTCAAAAGCTGTATTTATTTCTCCTGTTATTCTTACAACATGAATGTATTCATGTACTTATGCTCATTACTCACACCTGAAAAACTTCTTTTTGCCTCATTGGTGGGTAAGCCATGTTTAACTTGGGCATCTGTCCAAGTAGGGCACTCTTTTTCAACTTAACAGTCAAAGTAGGACATAAGCTCCAAGAACTATTTTTCAGTTAAATGAGTAAACAGAGGAAGAGTGTATATCTGTACTCTGTTAAGTGCCATGAGCTCGTAATTTGCTTTCAttcaatgtgtttaaaaaaaccataaatacatgtttttatttttttaagaagtaccAACTTTGGGTACTACAAGGGTGAACATTTTCATTGTGTCATTTGGGGTTGAGAACGTTTGCCATCATGAAAGAAACTTACTTGTtcatcttatttatatatttgtaaattatacttGATGcctgaatttatttgtttttgtttatagaaCATGGTTGGTGCGGGAGAGGTAGATGAAGACTTGGAAGCTGAAACCAAGGAAGAGTGTGAAAAATATGGCAAAGTTGGGAAATGTGTGATATTTGAAGTAAGAgggttttttgatgtttataacCCAAGTTATAACTGATAGATCATCAAATATTTTCTGCCTCTAAATAGAGACCAGATGTGCAGTGAGAAACATAACGTGTTGTTACTCCCGAAGGTGACAGATGTTGGTTAGGTACACTTCTTTTACTTGGTTATAACCATTTTAACCATAAAGATAAGAAGGGcttcaaattttatttggtgaagaaataaaatgtttcattttatgattGAGGTTTAGTTTGGTGATTATAGATTGCTGTGTGCTCCATAGTTCAGTTAGTTGGACATGCCTTTGGTTTCATTCATTTGGCAAGTGTGTATTTAGTGCCTCCCACATACATTTGGGAGACAGGAAACATGTTCCCCACTCAGTGATGTGTTCAGttgaagaaacaacaaaacaagcccGTGTAAAAATCGAGAACATTCAGTTGCTGGACTCTGGAGTAGTCACTGTGAACACAGGAGTCGAGAAAGGGATTCGATCACAAAACATAAGAGCAAGCTTTATGAACGACATCAGTGTGGGCTGAGCTTGAGAAGGTTCCAGCGTGGATCGGCTGGTTGGCGGTGCTGGGAATTAacgggggggttgggggggtggggggggggtgctgcttcCCCGGGTGGAGCGGGGCCATGTTATGCGGGACTCGGAGAGTCCGACAGGAATTTAGCCGACGTGAGAGGCACTTAGAGTACGGATCTGTTCGTCTGTTTCTGCTCTCACTGCTGGGTCGCGTTGGGTCTTCTGGGTCGTTGTGTTTGTTGACTGCTTGATGATTTGTGTAGGCGTCAGCCGGCATAGGACCTCTTCAGGGTCAACGACTGCCCGGCTTAGTTAGCTGTGTGTTTTCTGCACTTGCCAAGGTGCCTCTCATAAGGAGACATTGGACGGATTTTGGTGCTGAACAAATCATACTTATTTCCTTGGTACTTGACTTCTCCATTTAAGATGGTAATTGCAACACTTACTCTGACAAAGATCAGTTAAGGAAGAAAGCTTATATACAACTGTATCTCTTGATAACTTTACTTAtcatactttcatttcttttccagattCCTGGTGCCCCTGATGATGAAGCAGTAcgaatatttttagaatttgagAGGGTTGAATCAGCAATTAAAGGTAAGTTGTATAGCCCACTGTAAAGAACAAAAACGAATTTGTGATCTTAATCcttcaaatgaaaacatgttcttGTGGTGTCGCAGGATACCTGTATTAACGGACTgtctttctgtttgtcttttagCTGTTGTTGATCTGAATGGGAGGTATTTTGGTGGACGGGTGGTAAAAGCATGTTTCTACAATTTGGATAAGTTCAGGGTCTTGGATTTGGCGGAACAAGTTTGATTTTAAGAACTACAGCACGAGTTATCTTCGATGGCCCTTACGTGAGCTGCCGGCTGAGCGGAGAAGAAACAGGCGACAGCCAGCCTGTGTGGCTGCTGGGTACAGAGACTCTTGGAAGGACTTCTGAGATATATGTTGATTGatcccttttttattttgtggttttttaaatatagtataaaaatcctttaaaaaaaaacacaatctgTGTGCCTCTctggttgtttctctttttaccaCTTCTAAGGTGATTACGTTTTTTTGCTAGGATTTCATGATAATTCTCAAGTGCTTCAGTGAGACAGCATTTCTTGCACTAAAAATATCTAGAACGTTTTGGGATATGGGGTTGTATtgttatccttttctttcttttttgattcattttaataaaacctGCAAGTTCCTAAACTGTAGCTTCATAAATTCTATAATAAAGTGTCATCTTGGCAGTCTGCCAAAGGTGGAAACGTTTGCTTTCTCTAACAGAGAAGTTCTTACTCCAGTCATGGAGAACTCTGTGACGGGAGCCAAGGTGGAAGCATTGCCAGGCTGCCGTGACCGTTGGACAAACCGTTTCCGGTGAAGTTATACTGTGGGATCTGCGGCGAGTGTGGGGGTAGGTGGGCGCAGAAACCGTGGATCCAGCAGTGCTCTTCAGAGACTCTTGTCTAGTCTCCGTGCAGGTCAGACTCGACATGTTGATTCCAGAATTCACAGGTGCATTGTAAATGTGTGTCCAGTTATATTTTGGAAACGGTGGCTCCTTAGGGGCCACGTTTCTACTGGCAAAATTCGCAATAGTATTAGTTCTCAcgtaatttttatatttacaaaatgcaGCCTCATAGGCCACTTAAACTGTACTGCCAATGGATGGAATTCTAGAATTGTGAAAAGTTGTGCCATCGGAGTGTGGTGGTATTAAGTGGGTTAAAGATGTAGCGGGaccacaaaaaagaaagcagCTAATAATACTTGGTACTGAGGTTCATTGCCAGAGCAGGAAGTGTTTCCAGAATATACTGTGCCTGTGTTCTGTTCCTTGCTTGCCCAAATACTGCATGTGACCTTTCTGCAGCGGCAGTTGGCGGGGGCGTGTACCTGTGCTGTCTCCAGGTGATTACCACGTGGAAGTGTGTTGTGACCCTTCTCGGGGGAAGAAAGCACTCAACAGTTCTTTGCATCCATGGTTTGGAGACATAAGGAATATtctaaccctttttaaaaaaggattttctcatgtttttatttaacataaataaaaaaataacatattctcTTTTGTGGTATCATTTTACTGAGTAAAACTGAATTGAGACTTGGTTTCTGTGATAAAAGCATACGTATTCTATAAAGTTGGGTCAAAGAATATAAAGgaattatatattgaatattttgtagaaataaaaatcaacagcAGCCCTGAGACTTGAACGGGTCTACCTGTGGACCTGAACACCTGGACTGGATACTAACTTTGGGCCTATAAGTACCTAAATGTGCTTGTAATGGGTTATATGCCAAGAAACCCACCATAAGTTGAAGATCCATTTAATACACCGAATTTACATAGCCTAGCCAGGCCTACTAAACGCGCCCACGACACTCCCGTCAGCCTCCAGGCGGGCAAAATGATCTCGCACAAAGCCTATCTGATAACAAGGTGTTGACTGTCTCCTGCCACGTACTGAGGACTGACCTGAAAGTGATGGTCACAATGGCTGTCGGTGGATCCGTCTGCCCTTGTGAACACTGGCTGCCTGGGGGCGGCGGCTCACCGCCCAGCATCCCAGAGGGCGTCCGACCGCACGTCACTAACCTGGGACAAGACCCACGTTCACATTCAAAATGCCAAGTACAATTTCAGCTGAATGTGTATCACTTTTGCACTATTACAaagtcaaaaaattttaagttgagaCTATCGGTATTTATTATGACAGCTAAATTTGTATAATCTCTGAAGTAGAAGTTCCAGAATGTCTCTAATACCTGCACTGTTGTTCTGCTTTATAACAGAATGGTTTATTTGCATCGAGGTGGCTTTTTCCAATGTTCTCATGATCAACGATGCGAGAAATGCAGGTGCCTTACACTATGATTTTTATTAGCATGGGCACATCTTAGTAAGTACTTCTCTCCGATTATTACTTGTTAAATTATCCATGACTGCATTAATCGTTTAGTACGTTATTGGAAATGAATTTCTGATCTTCTAATTCTGCAAGATAGGGCTtgagaaatttaaattaatgtcCAATATTAACTTCAGCGTCAAAATGTTGACCTAAATTATACCCGTGAAGCTACAGTGTAACTAGGAGGGTTCAGTGTAATAGACGCTTGTCACTCCTGGCCCACCTGGGGTGTGCAGGCCCGTCCACCTCCCTCCCTAAGGTGAAGACGCTTGCTTTCCTGGCCTGTCTTGCAGCTAAGGCAGGGGCCCAGCCCTGGTCTTCCCATGACCGGTGCCAACTCGGAGGCCATGCTCGCACTGGCGAGGGCAGGCACGGTGCTGGCCAGCCTGTGGGTCAGCGGGGGCAGAGACGTCATGTTGTAGTGGCGTGTGTTGTGGGGCCAGTTGTGTGGCAGGCAAGCTTCGGAGCAGTTTCGAGGTGTGGTCTGGCAGTGCTCTGCTCCGTTTGAACCTCCCAAGTGTGACTAGGGCCAGTCTGGAGATTCTTGTTTGCTGCCTGGTTGTGTTTTTGTGTGAATTCCTTTTCTTAAGCCAGAGTGTGTTCTCCCATTCGCAACTAAGAACACCTGACCGGTAAGTCGGTATCTGGAATTGCAAATGACAGATCTTAAAAGATGGACAAGATGGGACAGGATTGAGGAGGGCTCACTATGCTCAGTTAGTTGGTGAAAAACTGGTGAACCTAGTTATTTGGTGGCAAAACATTTTGCCCAACTGTTACTGTGCTTTGACCTAGAGGCCAGACTGGTCTTAAGGGAAGTAAGAGGGAAACCACAGAGTGTTCCCATGTCCTGGTCATTTTTTAGACAGCTGTGGCTTTGGTGCCAGACtgcatgggttcaaaccctggtaCTGCTTAACTGCTGTGTGACCAGGTGCCTTGGCTGAAAATGGAAATGATCACCGTACCTACTTGATATTGTTAGGAAGATGAAGTAAATCATACGTGGGAAAAACAGATCCCGGGAGTGTTGAGTGCATGCAGGCTGCAAAGTCCTGCAGAAGAACGAGAAAGCCTGACCGAGGGGCTCCGGTTTGAAAGGCGAGCTCAGGAGAGGACCCGGCCTCGCTAAGGGAAGCCGCCTGTGCTGCGGCCTGCGTCTCGGTTGATGGGGAGTCTGAGTCCGAGCCCGCTGGTGTGAGGGACCCGCCATCGCTGAAGCTCAGCCAAGGGCCCCCGCAGCCTTAGCCGGAGTTCAGATCGGAGATTGTAGACTGCACCAGTGGAGTTACCGGGCGGCTTTCCCACTGGAAAGGATGGTTTTGAGCCGCCCGAGACCACAGCCTTACTTCTTCAGTACGGGGGAGGCGACTGGCCGGAACCCTGGACACCAGCTGCCACGAGACAGTGCTCAGCTGCAAGACCCTTTAGGTGAGGCCGTCGTGTTCACTTGGACTTGGCATGCTCAGCTGTCCCGGTCCTGTCCTGCCTTTGTACGCCCAGTCCCATGCTCAGGGCAGGGGACCCGGCCTTTCAGCTGTAGACGTGTGCCAAGTAGGGACACCTTTCACCCCCAAGATTCTGGGCTGGAATCAATAACTGGAAGATACCTGGACTCGTCTCTAGGTCAAGGGTGAACCTAGGGGAAGAACAATGGATGTTCTGGGGGGAGCCGGGGAGGTCAGCCGGTAGACACGGCATATGCCAGCATCGATTCCCgaacccctttctttcttctgtgtctcttcAGAGGCTGGAAGGATGAATTAAATTCTTACCTGGAGCTAGGGACGGCCATGGGACCTTTCTGGCCAGTGAGCTGTAAATGGGAATGTCGTGCACATTTAGGTAGTTTCAGAAATGCCTTCTGCTAGCCATCTAGTCCAGGTGATGAGCCCACACGCCAGGACAGGGAGCGAGGAAAAGCCCGGTCACATCAGTGATAGGCAGCTTTCCAGCTTTTCTGCGCGGGAAGAACGGAGCTGCCGTATGGTTTCTCTTCTGCTTGAAGGTGAAGTCGTCTCTTGCCGGTACGTTCTGTTCCCACAATGAGCGTGATTTGTTTAAacgctggggcggggggagggggcggtgtgGATTTTTTGGCAGATCATTAAAATCACCTACCAGTGTAAAGCCTTGCAGACTTCTCAGTTTGCTTTTCCTAGAAGCAAGCCCCACCTAAACCGAAGGAGAATTTAGTTCTTCGTTTTCTTTCAGCAAGCATTCTGTCCATCGCCGTGTGCAGGCATCGTACTTAGCCCTGGGAATGAAGAACTGAGTAAGGCAGTGGTCCATGCTTTCACAGAGCTCGTAGTTTATTTCAGGGagagacgcacacacacaaaagcgaACACAGGGCAAGGCGAACCGTGCCGAGATCAGATCTGTCACTCGACTGAATTCTTCGGGGCTCGTGACATTGTTCTCTCTAGTCCCAGCATCTAGCACGTATCTGGTAAACAATAAA
It encodes the following:
- the RBM17 gene encoding splicing factor 45 isoform X2 encodes the protein MSLYDDLGVETSDSKTEGWSKNFKLLQSQLQVKKAALTQAKSQRTKQSTVLAPVIDLKRGGSSDDRQIVDTPPHVAAGLKDPVPSGFSAGEVLIPLADEYDPMFPNDYEKVVKRQREERQRQRELERQKEIEEREKRRKDRHEASGFSRRPDPDSDEDEDYERERRKRIPRDFPYEEDSRPRSQSSKAAIPPPVYEEQDRPRSPTGPGNSFLANMGGTVAHKIMQKYGFREGQGLGKHEQGLSTALSVEKTSKRGGKIIVGDATEKDASKKSDSNPLTEILKCPTKVVLLRNMVGAGEVDEDLEAETKEECEKYGKVGKCVIFEIPGAPDDEAVRIFLEFERVESAIKAVVDLNGRYFGGRVVKACFYNLDKFRVLDLAEQV
- the RBM17 gene encoding splicing factor 45 isoform X1: MSLYDDLGVETSDSKTEGWSKNFKLLQSQLQVKKAALTQAKSQRTKQSTVLAPVIDLKRGGSSDDRQIVDTPPHVAAGLKDPVPSGFSAGEVLIPLADEYDPMFPNDYEKVVKRQREERQRQRELERQKEIEEREKRRKDRHEASGFSRRPDPDSDEDEDYERERRKRSMGGAAIAPPTSLVEKDKELPRDFPYEEDSRPRSQSSKAAIPPPVYEEQDRPRSPTGPGNSFLANMGGTVAHKIMQKYGFREGQGLGKHEQGLSTALSVEKTSKRGGKIIVGDATEKDASKKSDSNPLTEILKCPTKVVLLRNMVGAGEVDEDLEAETKEECEKYGKVGKCVIFEIPGAPDDEAVRIFLEFERVESAIKAVVDLNGRYFGGRVVKACFYNLDKFRVLDLAEQV